A genomic window from Pecten maximus chromosome 4, xPecMax1.1, whole genome shotgun sequence includes:
- the LOC117324883 gene encoding putative uncharacterized protein DDB_G0285119, with amino-acid sequence MGNSTNSLEGCMRNSTNSLEGCMGNSTNSLEGCMRNSTNSLEGCMRNSTNCLEGCKRNSTNCLEGCMRNSTNSLEGCKRNSTNSLEGCMGNSTNCLEGCMRNSTNSLEGCKRNSTNSLEGCMRNSTNSLEGCMRNSTNSLEGCMRNSTNSLEGCMRNSTNSLEGCKRNSTNSLEGCMRNSTNSLEGCKRNSTNSLEGCMRNSTNSLEGCKRNSTNCLEGCMRNSTNCLEGCMRNSTNSLEGCMRNSTNSLEGCKRNSTNSLEGCMRNSTNSLEGCMRNSTNSLEGCKRNSTNSLEGCMRNSTNSLEGCKRNSTNSLEGCMRNSTNSLEGCKRNSTNCLEGCMRNSTNCLEGCMRNSTNCLEGCMRNSTNSLEGCMRNSTNSLEGCMRNSTNCLEGCMRNSTNSLEGCMRKLQTKEANHSLGITGPSVSHHLCAKQWKHSSGIT; translated from the coding sequence ATGGGGAACAGTACCAACAGTCTGGAGGGATGTATGAGGAACAGTACCAACTCTCTGGAGGGATGTATGGGGAACAGTACCAACAGTCTGGAGGGATGTATGAGGAACAGTACCAACAGTCTGGAGGGATGTATGAGGAACAGTACCAACTGTCTGGAGGGATGTAAGAGGAACAGTACCAACTGTCTGGAGGGATGTATGAGGAACAGTACCAACAGTCTGGAGGGATGTAAGAGGAACAGTACCAACAGTCTGGAGGGATGTATGGGGAACAGTACCAACTGTCTGGAGGGATGTATGAGGAACAGTACCAACAGTCTGGAGGGATGTAAGAGGAACAGTACCAACAGTCTGGAGGGATGTATGAGGAACAGTACCAACAGTCTGGAGGGATGTATGAGGAACAGTACCAACAGTCTGGAGGGATGTATGAGGAACAGTACCAACAGTCTGGAGGGATGTATGAGGAACAGTACCAACAGTCTGGAGGGATGTAAGAGGAACAGTACCAACAGTCTGGAGGGATGTATGAGGAACAGTACCAACAGTCTGGAGGGATGTAAGAGGAACAGTACCAACAGTCTGGAGGGATGTATGAGGAACAGTACCAACAGTCTGGAGGGATGTAAGAGGAACAGTACCAACTGTCTGGAGGGATGTATGAGGAACAGTACCAACTGTCTGGAGGGATGTATGAGGAACAGTACCAACTCTCTGGAGGGATGTATGAGGAACAGTACCAACAGTCTGGAGGGATGTAAGAGGAACAGTACCAACAGTCTGGAGGGATGTATGAGGAACAGTACCAACAGTCTGGAGGGATGTATGAGGAACAGTACCAACAGTCTGGAGGGATGTAAGAGGAACAGTACCAACAGTCTGGAGGGATGTATGAGGAACAGTACCAACAGTCTGGAGGGATGTAAGAGGAACAGTACCAACAGTCTGGAGGGATGTATGAGGAACAGTACCAACAGTCTGGAGGGATGTAAGAGGAACAGTACCAACTGTCTGGAGGGATGTATGAGGAACAGTACCAACTGTCTGGAGGGATGTATGAGGAACAGTACCAACTGTCTGGAGGGATGTATGAGGAACAGTACCAACAGTCTGGAGGGATGTATGAGGAACAGTACCAACAGTCTGGAGGGATGTATGAGGAACAGTACCAACTGTCTGGAGGGATGTATGAGGAACAGTACCAACAGTCTGGAGGGATGTATGCGCAAACTACAAACAAAGGAAGCAAATCACTCGCTGGGAATCACAGGCCCGTCAGTCTCACATCATTTGTGTGCAAAACAATGGAAACATTCGTCAGGGATCACTTAG